In the Desulfovibrio subterraneus genome, GACAGCAGTTCCTTCCATGCGGCAAGGGCGGCTTCCTTCTGATTAAGGTCGTGCATGAGCACTATGCCCTTGTTGAAGCGCGACTGTTCGTGCTTGGGGTTCAGGCCGCGGGCAATGTCAAACTGCTCCAGCGCTTTCCGGGGTTCTCCTGCACGGCGATACATGACGCCAAGGTCGGTATGCACATCCGCATTGCCGGGGGCGAGTTCAAGCGCCCTGGTGTAGGCGGTGATGGCGGCCTTGGGCTTGTCGCTGTCAAAATAGGCGTGGCCAAGGTGTATCCATGCGTCCGCATTGGCAGGATCATCGCGGGTGATCTTCTCGTACTTGAGTATTTGCGCGGCTATGTTGGGATCTATCTGCGTCTGCTGAGCCTGCGGTGCCTGCTGTGCGGGAGCCTGCTGTGTCTGTGTTACGTGTATGGGGGCAGGGGAGTATATGGTGGTGAGCAGGTTGCCTACGTACAGGCCGAGAGCCAGCGCAATACCAACGGATACGTAGAGCGTGCCTTTGGAGACGTAGCGCCCTTCCTGAACCTGACGTGCTATTTCCTGAAGTTCCTGTTTGCTGTGCGACATGGTGTATCCTCTGGGTTGGATGAGGTTGTATTTTAAGAACTCGTGCGGAGGCCGTTCTGCGCGGTGTAGTCCGCGAGAAACGGGGAACATGGTTCCGATCGTCAGCGCCATGTATATGATAAGAGGCGTATGAAGACAAACGGGAAGGTTGCAGAACAATTATATTCTGTAAAAACAGACTACTGACTGTTTAGTAGTGAGAAATTCCAAAAACCTTGTTGACGTGCGTCGCTGATTTGCTTAAACCCTCCTTCCCTGCACCGGCAGGGACAGTTCTTTCACATCACGAGTTTTTCCATCACCCTTGTATATTTGGGAATCGATCATAAAGACCGGTTCCGACAGGCAGAGCGGATCGCCGAAAAAAGTTTCAAAAACAACTTGACGGTGGACGCGAAGCTCTGTAGAAGCTGCCTCTCGCTTCGGCGAGAAGTTCTTTCAAAAACACAAGGGCGTCACATCAGGGTTTCACCCGACCGCATGAAGGCATTCAGTGAATGCATCA is a window encoding:
- a CDS encoding tetratricopeptide repeat protein gives rise to the protein MSHSKQELQEIARQVQEGRYVSKGTLYVSVGIALALGLYVGNLLTTIYSPAPIHVTQTQQAPAQQAPQAQQTQIDPNIAAQILKYEKITRDDPANADAWIHLGHAYFDSDKPKAAITAYTRALELAPGNADVHTDLGVMYRRAGEPRKALEQFDIARGLNPKHEQSRFNKGIVLMHDLNQKEAALAAWKELLSINPNAKAPNGMPITELIRQHSN